CTTTTCGTAGCTTAACAAATGTATGATCCAACCACCAAAGCCCGATATTTTAATGCGTAAGAGTATTTTCAGATTAGTTTAGGtgttaataattgaatttacgttcttttctaaatgattttaataatatattttcgtATTTTAAATACTACTCTAAGGAAaagaatatatagttttttttttttttgttagaagcATATATACTTCTAAGATTTAACCATCGAACAAACCCGTTGGAGTTATTAGATGAAACACAGTTGCAAGAGACCCATCATTCTGTCAGATGTTTGTTATAGAAAGGCTTATTTAAGCTACTGGTCTCTCACACACCCCCTGTTCGTGTTCCCTGTGCTTGGAGCCAGGTTGCAATTATTGTACCTGGGCTAGGCCGTACCAGGAACAACCAAACCATCCATAATTGCTAGTCATCAAAACCCAACCTTTTCTCTCTGGGATCTTTGATTACTGTCCAAACCAAGCTTCATTTATCATGGCTGTTGACCTAAACAACAGGGATTCATTATTCTTGCCCTCCCAATATAATCATGCCGAGGAGAACACCATTCTCGCTGTGGACAATAAAACCACTAACCAAAACGGGTCCACGTCCTTGGCTTCATCTGATTTTGGGTCTGCCCTGAGCTCACCAACTGAATCAGAGCTTGGTTCAACTGAGTCGGAAAGTGACCAAGACGACGATTACATTGCTGAGCTGTCTCGTCAGATGGCTCATCACATGCTCCAAGATGATGATCATGAAAGACATGAAAAGGTATGTGTACTGTGTGTACAATACTCATTCATTATGgcgtacatatatatatatatgcatgcacATGTTCACCCCCTCCTTAATCAGTCTCTGATCGGAGTCTATCGATTGTGGTTTTAGACATGGAGTCTTGCTGGCTGGCCACAATCAACAGCATGGTCAGAGTTGGGCTCGAGCCAAGAAGAGGAGACCGTGGTGGTGAACAAGTTTGAGAAGTTCAAGatcaaagaagaggaagagattCACAAGTATGCCAATAACGAGGGATGTCTAAGCACTTCGCTTAAAACCCATTCAGTCCTTTCTACTGTCAGGGAACCTGAAATTTCCCCTGCCGATCAGTTTCAGTCTAAGCAAGCTCTTATTGAGAATCAAATAAAGGTCATTCAAGTAACTCTTAATTACTAATACAAAATATGGTGCATAAGAAACTTTTAGGTGGTTCTTTGATactaatttatttcttcttcttttttggtttttggataaatttgttttgctaattttggtggtgtgtgtgtgtgtattttgcAGTTCTATAAGCTCAAAAAATCAGAGCAGATTATGAAGCAACAAGAGTCTCTATATGGGGCAAAACGGTCCAATTGGCATAAACAAAACGACCCCAGACGACAAGTTAAGCAGTTTCAAAGCAAAGGGAGAGCTCGTGGTGGGCAGTTTACTAGTCATTACGGGCAAAAGGTGTCATGGGCTAATCTACAACAACAACATGGAACCGGATCAGAGATGAGAGCAGTTTTCCTTGGTGATTCGTGTCTAAGAAGCGGGTCTGGTGGTGGCACGGGGGTGTTCTTGCCTAGAGGTATCGGCAATACTTCCGGGTCACAAAAGAAACCAGGTAATTAATCAATGAGCGGTGGAATGTTTTTCTTTGTGATGTTTTTCCACCACCTGGCTaaactttggtctttttttttttgtttttttgggttcaGTTCCGTAGTTGTTGGAGTAGTTAATCTTAGAGTAGTTTATCTCCCTCCTGTATTCCACAAATACGGCTTggattttatgttgttttgtttgattatgatattaTGGAATCTTAACTGATCTTCAACATTGTTGGTGGCCAAATTAAGTTTGATATTCTAATTGGAAACTTCCCCTGTCCACTTCTTCTGTCCTTTCATAAATTGCTTTCAGCTAACCACTTGTGAAAGAAATGGAGACCTAGCTGACAAGAACGATCAACTTGCTGTTAAACTTGACTAGCGTGTGTGTGAATGGAATATTGAAAAGTCAGGCTCTAATTAGcttcaaatcttattttatcGAACAGGTTGTTCAACTGTTCTTATACCAGCGAGAGTAGTTCAAGCGCTGAAACTCCATTTTGACAAAATGGGGGTTGCATCAAGATCCAATGGTGCTATTCTCCCTATTCAGCACGGTACCTTGCTACCAAGAATTACTACTCTTTTCTTTTGACAAACTAATCATGCATTCATCTGGTGATAGCAGCTCTTTGTTGATCCGTGTGTGCTCTTCTGGTTTTAGATGCTTTGAGTGGTGATGTGAGATGTGGCCTGCAATTACCGCAAAGGATGAGCCAGTCTCCAGCGATGCCGGCAATAAATAGTCATCAAGGAACCGGTTTGCCTCAGGAATGGCCGTACTGACTTCACACAGGCATAATGCCTTGATGCTTCCTCCTAATGCCCGACCGATTATGTTGCTCAACATGGCTGTTTTTGCCCAAGAAAGCCGAGtgaataaagaagaagaaaaacaaggacATTGGTCAAATTATAGTCTTATACATCATAGGATGAATCTAAACTAATGCTTGTAAATCCTCAATAAAACTATTGTTTTTCTTCGAAGGGTCGTGATCAGATTCAGatagagaaatagaaaaataaaataaaagttcgTTAGGAAGAAATGATCCAGCCctgttcctcctcctcctcctcctcctgtcTGGCTAAGGTCTGGTATATGCAATTGTGTGATCTGTTATGTAGTTCCCGTAATGATTCAGCCGTGTAGAGGCCTAGAACttcaatgtttatttattttgttaatggaaGCCTCAGTCTGTGGTATTCGAATAGTTGTTGGAGAAGAGATTGAATCTCTTGAGATTTCTTGAAAAAGagcaataatattattattagttaagcTATAACTCATtgtctatattattattaattaacaaaataatcttAAAGGGATGTTTTATTGTcggactttttttaaaaaaaaaattctatttttttatgtaatgttTCAAGTGATACAACATCACATGTCTATGATGAAGGGTTTTAATACTTATGATCAGGCACTTTAGAATTGTACGAGGATCTTATTGGCTGATTTTGTTGGAAGAATTTAACGTGCAATTGAAAAATCATTAGCTTTctaatttaatgtcaaatgttatattatatttaatgtcAACtaacattattataaaaatcaaaccagcaGTTAAATTTTATAAGCTATGATTTGGAATTAGGTTGTGGATTCCTGAAACTCGAACGAGTATCAAAAATTCATACTTGATTGAGTGTGGATAATAATTTtggattcaaattcaaatatagataatataaaacataattcataaatatttattatcatctTTAAACTGAAAACTTAGACATTTATATCGTCGGTGGAGTTTGGTGGAGTTTTGAATTGAGGGCATAAGGTTCTAGAGAGTATTGAAACGATATTATGATCTTAAAACAAATTGCAGGTAACAAAACATGCACAAGTAATAccgttcaataatttttttttagtttaacgtagatGTCTGAACCAACTTACACGCACCTCAACTAACATAGATATCCAGAGCACCTCAACTAACATATACACGCACCTCAACTAACATAGATATCCAGAGCACCTCAACTAACATAGATATCCAGACTAATTTGAACGCATTTCAGACTAGTTTGGACGCATTTCTAGCCCTAAACTTCCAGAAGCATGGATTACTCaatactgtttatatatatatatatatatatatatatatatatattaaaaataatttttaaaaaataaaaaaatattttaatatatttccaaataaaaaacacaataaaaaacaataactactATCCTCCGAACACCCTCGAACATCAATCCAGTTTTGTATTAAAGCTTAGTTGCTATGTGAAAGATA
This region of Populus trichocarpa isolate Nisqually-1 chromosome 9, P.trichocarpa_v4.1, whole genome shotgun sequence genomic DNA includes:
- the LOC7481512 gene encoding uncharacterized protein LOC7481512: MAVDLNNRDSLFLPSQYNHAEENTILAVDNKTTNQNGSTSLASSDFGSALSSPTESELGSTESESDQDDDYIAELSRQMAHHMLQDDDHERHEKTWSLAGWPQSTAWSELGSSQEEETVVVNKFEKFKIKEEEEIHKYANNEGCLSTSLKTHSVLSTVREPEISPADQFQSKQALIENQIKFYKLKKSEQIMKQQESLYGAKRSNWHKQNDPRRQVKQFQSKGRARGGQFTSHYGQKVSWANLQQQHGTGSEMRAVFLGDSCLRSGSGGGTGVFLPRGIGNTSGSQKKPGCSTVLIPARVVQALKLHFDKMGVASRSNGAILPIQHDALSGDVRCGLQLPQRMSQSPAMPAINSHQGTGLPQEWPY